The Isachenkonia alkalipeptolytica region TTCTTCCCCGGGAAGCACCACGGGTTTTACCGCATTTGCCAGCTCATTAATGTTAAGTACGGGAACGCCTTGAAACTCCGCGACTTTGTTCAGGTTGTAGTCATTGGTGATGACTTTGCCTCCCAGTTGTTGGGCCAGTTTTAACAGTTTAACATCCACCTCTAAATTTTCTTCATAGGCCTGTTCAAAGCCATGGTCTAGAATATTCACTTCAATATCCAGTTCTTTTTGGATGATGTTTAACACATCCAACCCCCGTCTTCCCCGGTTTCGTTTTAAGGCTGCTGAGGAGTCCGCCACATGGCGCAGTTCCTCCAGCACAAACTCGGGAATAATCAGGGGCCCTTCTAAAAACTCGGTTTTACAAATGTCTGCAATCCGTCCGTCAATAATTACACTGGTATCTAAAATTTTGGGACAGGGCCGGGAACTGTCATTCTTAATTTTTTCAATCTCTTTTTCACAATCCTTCTCCGTGCCGAAGCCCGGAAAGGTATTCAACAATGAAATATCCTGACCTCGTTTGGTGGCCAGGCTTACGCCGAGATATCCTAAAAAGATCGCCACTAGTATTGATAGAATCGTACCGATAAATGGAAAGGGGATATTTCCCAACAATCTGCTGATGATATACGCCAGGATAAGTCCGATTAAAAGCCCGATGGATCCGAAAATAATGTCCGAGGTGGGGACCTTTGAGAGTTCCTGTTCTATCCAATTTGCCACACCTCTGCCGAATTTAATGATTAATGGAGAAACTAAGAAAAATATAAGTCCGCCGAACAATAATGACACAGAGTAGCCCAGAACCATATACCAAAAATTATTTGCGATACCCTCATAAAACTGTGCGCCATTATGAAAAAGCAATGCTCCGGATACTCCCCCCAGCAAGGCAAAAATCCACCTTACAATTTTGTTAACCATTCCTTCACCTCCTGTTTTTTGTAGTTTTTATGTTAAATTTTTAATGTAGGCCCATTGCCGTTGCAACCCTTTTTATACCCTTTACCCCTAGCTTTAAACGGAAAAATCAGCTGTTCCAAAGGCCATTTTACCCAATCAGAACTTCACTCAATCAGAACTTCACTCAATCAGAACTTCTATTTCTGTTAATAAGTCCTCCTTGCTTCTTCCCGTGGCTAAAATCAGTTCACTTAACAGAACTTGTTTAGCATTTTGCATGATTTTTCGTTCCCCGGTGGACAGGGCTTTCTCCCGGTCTTTCAGGGTTAAGTTCCTCACCACTTCCGCCACTTCGAAAACATCCCCGGTCTTTATTCGATCCATATTCGCCCGGTATCTTTTATTCCAGTTTGCAGACATTTCTGTGATTTGAGCGGATAAAACCGCAAAAACCAACTCCACTTCCCGTTGATTAATGATTTCACGAATTCCGATCTGATCCATGCCATCCAGGGGAATCATGACCTTCATATCATCCAGAGGCATTTTCATAATATAGTATCGTCTTAACTCTCCCAGGATTTCCTTTTCTTCAATCGCTTCAATAACCCCTGCTCCATGAACAGGATAAACCACTTTATCACCAATAGTATACATATAATTTCCTCCAGATTCTCTATTTGCTCTCCTTTAAATTATACCCCATACCACTTAATCAGTCAAACAAACCACATATTTTATCATAGGCTTTTTTTTCTGTCAATATTCCTTTCAAAGATGCACTTTTGCCCTATCCTTCAGGAATCCCTCTAAATAATCCCCTATTTCCATTGACAACCGGTTCTTTGAAAAAGTATAATATAGCTAAAGATTACTAAACAAATCCGAGGGGTTGAAATTATGGACAAAAATTTTTCGTTAGGTGAATTCCAAGCCTTAGTGGATGAAGTCTTAATTCGCCATAAAAGCATTCTTGATATTTTAAGCAAAGTCCAGGAAAGCAGCGCAAGGGTAAACCGTGCAGTGGCCAAGGCCAGTACCAGTTGCGGTTGTATAAAAATCTGTGCGGAAAAACCGGAAGTTCCCGATGACATCACTTTTTCAAAACTCAAATCCCACATGTCGGACCACGTCGAGGGAGAACTTTGCACCACCTGTGAAGAGAAGATCAAACAGGAAATTTCAACGAATTTATTCTATCTCTTTGCCCTATGCAACACCTTCGATTTTGACACGGAAAAAATGACGGAGGATTATTACAAACAACTGAAACTTCTCGGAAAGTACGGACTGCTGTAAAACAGGGACCGCTATGAAAGCGGAACCGCTGTAAAAAATCCGGGAGGCGCTCCCGTAAACCAAGCCGGAGGATTCTTCCTCCGGCTTGGTTTTTTTTTGCCTCTTATTTGTCTTTTTGTTTTTTATCTTTTCTTGTTTTTATGCCTCCTGTGTTTCTTTAGGATGCTTCAGCAAATGGATGAATCAACGAATAATATCCTGCACCGCCTGCCGCAAGGTATCCACTCCCAGAAGGTTTTTCGAGCCCATATTCAGTTTCTTTTTGTTGCGGTTGGAAATCATCACCGACTCAAAACCCATTTTCATCCCTTCCTTAATCATCTTCTCTGCATTAGCCACCGGTCGGATTTCTCCGGTTAGGCTGAGCTCTCCGATGGCCATGACTTTTCTTGAGGGCAGCTCCAGACCTTTCACGCTACTGTAAATACTCAGGGCCACCCCTAAATCATAGGAGGTCCCTTCGAGCTTCAGCCCCCCTACCACATTCACATAAACATCGTAATTCCCCAGGGGGATATTCAGTTTCTTTTCCAAAACCGCGATAATTAAATTCAGCCGATTATGATCAATGCCTACGGCGGTTCGCCGGGCGAAGCCGATGTTGTTTTCCGTCACCAGGGCTTGAATTTCCACAAGTAAGGGCCGGGTCCCCTCCACAGTGGACACCACAATCGCCCCTTCATTTTTTTCATTCAGGGTTTCCAGAAAAAGCTCTGAAGGGTTGAAGATTTCAATCAGCCCTTCCTCTCGCATTTCGAAAACCCCGATTTCACTGGTGGTTCCGAAGCGGTTTTTCAGCGCCCGAAGGATTCGAAATTCCATGGTTCGTTCCCCTTCAAAGTGAAGCACCGCATCCACCATATGCTCTAGGACCCGGGGCCCCGCCAGCTCCCCCTGTTTTGTTACATGAGCCACAATAAAGATGGGAATGTTGGTGGTCTTTGCAATGCGCATCAGGTTATTAACGCACTCCTTCACCTGGGATACGCTGCCGGGGGCCGAAGTTAAATCCTCCCGGTAGAGGGTTTGAATGGAGTCCACTATCAAAAATTTCGGTTCGTAGGTGCTCACGTATTCCTCCACCACCCCGATATTGGTCTCCGATACGATCAGTAAATCCTCTTCCATGGCTCCTAAACGTTCCGCCCGCATTTTGATCTGCTCCTCGGATTCCTCACCGGATACATAGAGGACTTTTCCATAGGCCTTTGCCATATTGCTGCTACACTGAAGAATCAATGTGGATTTTCCGATCCCCGGTTCCCCGGAGATCAGACACAGGGAGCCCTTCACTATTCCTCCTCCAAGCACCCGGTTAAGCTCTTCTATTTTTGTGTCGTAGCGGGAATACTCCCCGGAGGTGATTTTTGTAATGCTTTGGGGTTTCTTACTGGGCCCCGTGGTAGCGGACCGCTTGGTTTCCTTCTTCGAGGCCACCCGTTCTTCCTCGAAGGTGTTCCACTGTTGACAGCCGGGGCACCGGCCCATCCACTTAGGACTTTCGTAACCGCACTCGGTACAACAGAATTTCGTTTTCGCTTTTGCCATATAATCGCTCCTATGTCTGTTTCTTTTGTTCCAGTACCAATTCACCCTCTACTTCCTTCAGGATGAAATGATTCCCGGCTTGCACCTCATTTTCCAGCACCTTCTCGGATATTTTATAATGGATTCAAGAATACTCGTGACTTTAGTCGTGAGATGAATTGAATCGGTCTTGAATTGGTTTTGAATCAATCATTGCATTACTTCTTGCAGTAATTCTCTTGCAGTTTTTTAACTTTGGAGTCTTATAACCCTTTGGTGCTGTACTAAAATCTATCTTTGTTGCGTGAATGTCCATTAAAATAGCATAACCGGAAGTCATTCTTCCTTTAATAAAATACGTTTTTCCTAAGTAAGATACTTTGTCAAATTTTCTAAAACCTTGGATCTTACCTGTAGGAATTGATTGTTGGCTTCGAATCCCTTTGGTTTGCTGATAATCGCCACTGCTTACTTGTTTTTTTAACAATACCTTTTCTATACTGACTTCAACGTTCTTCCCTTGACTGGCAATAACGACAGCATCCATATAGTGTTCTTTTGGTAATCCTAACAACTGTCTGTGCTCTTTGGTTATAAATCCAAAAGTTTCCCTTGCCTCCGGAATTCTTTTTAATAATTGCATTCTCATACTGTTCATTTGTGTAGCATGTTTTAGATCGCCTTTCTGTTTTCCGGATAACATTATTTGTATAAGGTGTAAATGAACCTTGTCATGACAGCTTTTACATAAGGTAAGTAAATTTTCCGGTTCATCAGCGCCACCGTTTTTTCTAAATACAATATGATGCACTTCTAATCGTTGATTCCTAGACTTACCACTACAGTATTGACAGGTATGGTTATCTCTATGCAAAACATAGGCCTTGGCATTGGCATAACCATAGTTCACTCCGCGTTGGTATAATAACTTATTCTTTAATACCTCCGGGTTTTTCAGCGCATGAGAATCAAAGTTGGCGGTTTCTAACACCATGTTACTAATCGGTAATATGGACTGAACAAAATGAATTTCTTTCATATGCGCATGAAACTTACTGGTCATGGTTGGGGAAAAACGGTGTTTTTTAATGCTGTTTTTCCGATTCCTCCAACGGGGCTTACGGTATCTCGTTTTTCTGCTGCGTCGGGTTCGTCAATACTTGCCCCGTCTTGTCAGTTTTTCCGAAATATCATTTCGAAGTGTTATTTCTGATACATAGACCACTTTGGATTTTTCAGTAACGGCAGCGACACCCACCTTAGAACTACCGGTATCCATACCAAGGGTAATGTCTTGAATATAAGAGCTTGTGTTGTATAACAATTGGATGGTAAAGGGTGTTTTTGACTTGACTTTTGCTTTGCCTTGTTTTAGTAACAACCGGGCGATTACATTATGGCAAGGCATAAGCGGTTGTTTTTCTTGATTAATAACATAAACCATAATGTAACCTCCTTAACAGGTAAATCCTCTACATAACTGTAGGTAATGCGTATCCTTGTACTGTTACCACACAAGGAATCCGACTTCATCTCGACAATGATCACTAGGCTTTTTACGTATATATCACCGAAGCGTTCCCTTAACTTCTACTTAAATATATACGATAGAGCAACGGTCTGATGCGTCAACCGAGGGTATCATAACCTAACAATCGTAGGGACTATTTCTAATCACTAAGTCTGGTGAACCAAGACTTTTAGAAGCCTAAGACTTTAGTCGTGGGAGGTTCACTTTCCATATATTTTGTATGCCCCACGTCAGGGGTCTTGCCCCAAACTGGGGATCATAATAGTTTTTCCATCATGATATTCCTAGCATATCATACTAGCCCTCCTTGTATAATATGTTTATGAGACTTTTTTTAAAAAGCTCTTTCCTGGTTGATAATTATCCATTATACCAAACTTCAAACAGGGGGTTTAGAAAGCATTTATAATCCCCCCGGCGGGGCCGTCTTTCCAGAAAAAAGAGCCCACCACAATTGATAGGCTCTAATACTTTCTTGGTGACGTTTTCTTGGTGCGGTCTTCTTACCTTTAATTAATCCTGTTCATTCTCCTCGATTAGGGATTCTATAATTTTCTTGCTTAAGCTTGAGGGAACTTCATCGTATCTTAAGAATTCCATATCGAAGGTTCCTCTTGCCTGGGTCATGGAACGAAGGTCAATGGCGTATTTAAACATTTCCGACTGGGGTACTTCCGCCGTGACCATCTGCTTTCCGTTATCCTGAGGCATCATGCCGTTGATTTTTCCTCTTCGTTTATTCAAGTCTCCCATAACATCCCCCATATAATCCTCCGGTACCTGGATCTCCACTTTTACAATCGGTTCCAATAACACAGGATTGGCCTGTTCCATTCCCTTCTTAAAGGCAATGGAAGCCGCCACTTTAAATGCCATCTCCGAAGAATCCACGTCATGGTAGGATCCATCGTATAGGGTCGCTTTAATTTTGGTTACCGGTTGTCCCGCTAAAACTCCTTTTTCCATACTCTCAAGAAGCCCTTTTTCCACTGCCGGGATATAGGCCTTCGGCACGGAACCGCCGACGATTTTTTCCACAAACTCAAAGGGTTCCGCCGAAGGTTCAAAGGTCATTCTCACGTCTCCGTATTGCCCGTGGCCTCCGGATTGTTTTTTATGCTTCCCTTGAACATCGGATTTGCCTTTGATGGTTTCCCGGTAGGGAACTTTCGCATCTTCTAAATCCAGGTCCACACCGAATTTGTTCTTAAGCTTATTGCAAATTATTTTAATATGCAGTTCCCCCTGTC contains the following coding sequences:
- a CDS encoding CarD family transcriptional regulator codes for the protein MYTIGDKVVYPVHGAGVIEAIEEKEILGELRRYYIMKMPLDDMKVMIPLDGMDQIGIREIINQREVELVFAVLSAQITEMSANWNKRYRANMDRIKTGDVFEVAEVVRNLTLKDREKALSTGERKIMQNAKQVLLSELILATGRSKEDLLTEIEVLIE
- a CDS encoding DUF1573 domain-containing protein: MDKNFSLGEFQALVDEVLIRHKSILDILSKVQESSARVNRAVAKASTSCGCIKICAEKPEVPDDITFSKLKSHMSDHVEGELCTTCEEKIKQEISTNLFYLFALCNTFDFDTEKMTEDYYKQLKLLGKYGLL
- a CDS encoding PIN/TRAM domain-containing protein, which codes for MVNKIVRWIFALLGGVSGALLFHNGAQFYEGIANNFWYMVLGYSVSLLFGGLIFFLVSPLIIKFGRGVANWIEQELSKVPTSDIIFGSIGLLIGLILAYIISRLLGNIPFPFIGTILSILVAIFLGYLGVSLATKRGQDISLLNTFPGFGTEKDCEKEIEKIKNDSSRPCPKILDTSVIIDGRIADICKTEFLEGPLIIPEFVLEELRHVADSSAALKRNRGRRGLDVLNIIQKELDIEVNILDHGFEQAYEENLEVDVKLLKLAQQLGGKVITNDYNLNKVAEFQGVPVLNINELANAVKPVVLPGEEMEVEVIKDGKESGQGLAYLDDGTMIVVESGRKHIGNTIEVLVTSVLQTAAGRMIFAKPKKMEGKSA
- the radA gene encoding DNA repair protein RadA is translated as MAKAKTKFCCTECGYESPKWMGRCPGCQQWNTFEEERVASKKETKRSATTGPSKKPQSITKITSGEYSRYDTKIEELNRVLGGGIVKGSLCLISGEPGIGKSTLILQCSSNMAKAYGKVLYVSGEESEEQIKMRAERLGAMEEDLLIVSETNIGVVEEYVSTYEPKFLIVDSIQTLYREDLTSAPGSVSQVKECVNNLMRIAKTTNIPIFIVAHVTKQGELAGPRVLEHMVDAVLHFEGERTMEFRILRALKNRFGTTSEIGVFEMREEGLIEIFNPSELFLETLNEKNEGAIVVSTVEGTRPLLVEIQALVTENNIGFARRTAVGIDHNRLNLIIAVLEKKLNIPLGNYDVYVNVVGGLKLEGTSYDLGVALSIYSSVKGLELPSRKVMAIGELSLTGEIRPVANAEKMIKEGMKMGFESVMISNRNKKKLNMGSKNLLGVDTLRQAVQDIIR